One window of the Staphylococcus equorum genome contains the following:
- the thiI gene encoding tRNA uracil 4-sulfurtransferase ThiI — protein sequence MIYDHILVRYGELTLKGANRKIFVNKLRANVKRSLMPLQGYKVKANRDRMYIELDEGADIDEMCNRLKKVFGIYSISPVLKIDKTVEAANEQAVQFAKDYANGDTFKIDVKRSDKNFPYDTYQLQRGIGAAVLNATKDLTVDVHNPDHNIKVEVRLDAIYVYDKTIAGLGGLPVGTGGKTLLMLSGGIDSPVAGMEVMRRGAMIEAIHFHSPPFTSEKAKEKVIELTRILASHVGPIKLHIVPFTDLQKQVNKVVHERYTMTSTRRMMMRVADKLVHEIDGHAIVNGENLGQVASQTLKSMYAINSVTSTPVLRPLLTLDKEDIVKRAKEIGTFDVSIQPYEDCCTIFTPKNPVTEPDIEKVEKYENIFDFEPLVQQAVDQIETIEISNDYQSDKDSETQTLAEDLF from the coding sequence ATGATTTATGATCATATATTAGTAAGGTATGGCGAATTAACATTAAAAGGTGCAAATCGTAAAATATTCGTGAATAAATTACGCGCAAATGTTAAGCGTTCATTAATGCCATTGCAAGGCTATAAAGTAAAAGCGAATAGAGATAGAATGTATATTGAATTAGATGAAGGTGCAGACATAGATGAAATGTGTAATAGACTAAAAAAAGTATTCGGCATTTATTCTATTAGTCCTGTATTAAAAATTGATAAAACTGTAGAAGCGGCAAATGAACAAGCCGTTCAATTTGCAAAAGACTACGCAAACGGAGATACGTTTAAGATAGACGTGAAACGTTCAGATAAAAACTTTCCTTATGACACATATCAATTACAACGTGGCATTGGTGCTGCGGTATTAAATGCAACAAAGGATTTAACTGTCGATGTCCACAATCCAGATCACAATATAAAAGTAGAAGTGCGTTTAGATGCCATATATGTCTATGACAAAACTATAGCTGGACTTGGTGGCTTGCCAGTTGGAACAGGTGGAAAAACATTACTTATGCTCTCAGGTGGTATTGATTCTCCTGTAGCTGGTATGGAAGTCATGCGAAGAGGTGCGATGATTGAAGCAATTCATTTTCATAGCCCGCCCTTTACAAGTGAAAAAGCTAAAGAAAAAGTAATTGAATTAACACGTATTTTAGCTTCTCATGTAGGTCCAATTAAATTACACATTGTACCTTTTACAGATTTACAAAAACAAGTTAATAAAGTTGTACATGAACGTTATACAATGACATCTACACGTCGAATGATGATGAGAGTAGCAGATAAACTTGTACATGAAATTGACGGACATGCCATTGTAAATGGTGAGAATCTTGGTCAAGTAGCGAGTCAAACTTTAAAGAGTATGTACGCAATTAATAGCGTAACTTCGACGCCAGTGTTACGTCCATTACTCACATTAGATAAAGAAGATATCGTTAAAAGAGCTAAAGAAATTGGAACTTTTGATGTCTCTATACAACCTTATGAGGATTGTTGTACTATTTTCACACCAAAAAATCCTGTAACTGAACCTGATATTGAAAAAGTGGAAAAATATGAAAATATTTTTGATTTTGAACCATTAGTACAACAAGCTGTGGATCAAATCGAAACAATAGAAATTTCAAATGACTACCAAAGTGATAAAGACTCAGAGACACAAACTTTGGCAGAGGATTTATTTTAA
- a CDS encoding sulfite exporter TauE/SafE family protein, which yields MLEWDISIVIIIILLGFLAAFIDAVVGGGGLISIPALLAVGMPPAMALGTNKLASAFGSMTSAFRFLRSGNVDLKVVGKLFPFVFLMAMGGASVATFLPSELLKPVVIIILTLVMIYTLMKKDWGSIRTFTKLTTGKAIIFAALMCLIGLYDGFLGGGTGSFMLFVLLMFGFDFLGAAGNAKVLNFASNLGALILFIFLDQVDYFYGFIMAGSMICGSYLGALFAIKKGVGYVKGLFIVVTAILILKNAYDYLMQIM from the coding sequence ATGTTAGAGTGGGACATTTCAATTGTAATTATCATCATACTTCTTGGATTTTTAGCAGCGTTTATTGATGCAGTTGTCGGTGGTGGGGGATTAATTTCTATCCCTGCACTTTTGGCAGTGGGTATGCCACCAGCTATGGCGTTAGGTACTAATAAATTAGCTAGTGCATTTGGGTCGATGACCAGTGCATTTCGTTTTTTAAGGTCAGGCAATGTCGATCTGAAAGTTGTTGGGAAGTTATTCCCATTTGTATTCTTAATGGCTATGGGTGGTGCGAGCGTGGCGACATTTTTACCGTCTGAACTATTGAAGCCAGTGGTAATCATTATCTTAACGCTTGTCATGATTTATACATTAATGAAAAAAGATTGGGGTAGTATACGTACTTTTACAAAACTCACTACCGGTAAAGCTATAATATTTGCAGCTTTAATGTGCTTAATAGGTCTATATGATGGATTTTTAGGCGGCGGCACAGGTTCATTTATGCTTTTTGTTTTATTAATGTTTGGATTTGATTTTCTAGGTGCAGCAGGGAATGCCAAAGTATTAAATTTTGCATCCAATTTAGGGGCATTAATATTATTTATATTCTTAGATCAAGTCGATTATTTTTATGGTTTTATCATGGCTGGTAGTATGATTTGCGGATCATATTTGGGTGCTTTATTTGCAATTAAAAAAGGCGTTGGTTATGTCAAAGGTCTGTTTATTGTAGTTACTGCTATTTTAATTTTGAAAAATGCGTACGATTATTTAATGCAAATCATGTAG
- the sppA gene encoding signal peptide peptidase SppA, translating to MSKKRIIAIILAVVIVLGGIVMSSISAVFSSLFDEQATSKMDPFTEKVEKEGNSSKRIAHLTLDGQIAEGTGGGMFGGGGYNHEAFLKQLENVKNDDTVKGMLLSVNTPGGGTYPSDEIYQKIKEIKQKDKKIYVHMGSMAASGGYYISAPADKIYAGPQTMTGSIGVIMSSVDYSELQEKIGVKENVIKSGDHKDILSSSRAMTSEEKDILQSVLDDSFDRFVNIVKDGRDMSESKVRELADGRIYSAQQAEDNGLIDEIGYEDETLKAMKKDMKAKDAEVFEYSEEGSFFSSFSNAKASIAQFKNEFNEVKSIIKNDTEAEPMYLYEG from the coding sequence ATGTCGAAGAAAAGGATTATCGCAATCATACTTGCGGTTGTCATCGTGTTAGGCGGCATCGTGATGAGTTCAATTTCAGCGGTCTTTTCATCTTTATTTGATGAACAAGCTACATCTAAAATGGACCCATTTACAGAAAAAGTAGAAAAAGAGGGCAATTCAAGTAAACGAATTGCACATTTAACATTAGATGGCCAAATAGCTGAAGGTACAGGTGGAGGCATGTTTGGTGGTGGTGGTTACAACCATGAGGCGTTCTTAAAACAATTAGAAAACGTAAAAAATGATGACACAGTCAAAGGTATGTTGTTATCTGTGAATACTCCTGGTGGTGGCACATATCCAAGTGATGAAATTTATCAAAAGATAAAAGAAATTAAGCAAAAAGATAAAAAGATTTATGTACATATGGGTAGTATGGCAGCATCTGGTGGATACTACATTTCAGCACCAGCAGACAAAATATACGCAGGTCCTCAAACAATGACAGGATCAATCGGTGTTATTATGTCTAGTGTTGATTATTCAGAATTACAAGAAAAAATAGGCGTTAAAGAAAATGTTATAAAATCAGGAGATCATAAAGACATATTAAGTAGCTCAAGAGCTATGACAAGTGAAGAAAAAGATATTTTACAATCTGTATTAGATGATAGTTTTGATCGATTTGTGAATATAGTTAAAGACGGTAGGGATATGTCTGAAAGTAAAGTTAGAGAGTTAGCTGATGGACGAATATACAGTGCACAACAAGCGGAAGATAACGGGTTAATTGACGAAATTGGTTATGAAGATGAAACATTAAAAGCAATGAAAAAAGATATGAAAGCAAAAGATGCAGAAGTATTTGAGTATAGTGAAGAAGGTAGTTTCTTCTCATCGTTTAGTAATGCAAAAGCGAGTATTGCTCAATTTAAAAATGAATTCAATGAAGTTAAATCAATAATTAAAAATGATACTGAAGCTGAACCTATGTATCTATACGAAGGTTAG
- a CDS encoding RDD family protein: protein MKQDDTAHKVAGSNEAQTESDALAHNQLAKALYAGFGIRFCSFLIDLLIIFGIQSIILKPIYHFTHIDNAKLWIDYFSVGHVLDALVFYLYFVLLTKYFKQTIGKMILNIRVERADRQSLTWVDVLFREWIGRIVSGVFANLPYLVTIFTDKHKGIHDYFADTVVIKNKFEKLFYLK from the coding sequence ATGAAACAAGATGATACTGCACATAAGGTTGCAGGTTCAAACGAAGCCCAAACAGAGTCAGATGCACTTGCACATAATCAATTAGCAAAAGCACTATATGCAGGATTTGGTATAAGATTTTGTAGCTTTCTCATTGATTTACTCATCATTTTTGGTATTCAAAGTATTATATTGAAACCAATCTATCATTTCACACATATAGATAATGCAAAGTTATGGATTGATTATTTTAGTGTAGGTCACGTATTAGATGCACTCGTATTTTATTTGTATTTTGTGTTATTAACGAAATATTTTAAACAAACAATTGGTAAAATGATTTTGAATATTAGAGTGGAACGTGCAGATAGACAATCTTTAACTTGGGTAGACGTATTATTTAGAGAATGGATTGGTCGCATTGTCAGTGGCGTATTTGCTAATTTACCTTATTTAGTAACAATATTTACAGATAAACACAAAGGTATACATGATTATTTTGCTGATACTGTCGTAATAAAAAATAAATTTGAAAAATTGTTTTATTTGAAGTAG
- the tpx gene encoding thiol peroxidase, with translation MAQITFKQEPITLLGSQVKKGETAPDFTVLDNDLNEVTLSNYDGQKKLISVVPSIDTGVCDKQTRKFNEEAAQEDGVVLTISVDLPFAQKRWCASNGLDNVVTLSDHKELSFGNNYGVVMEELRLLARSVFVLDENNKVVYTEVVSEGTDFPDFDAALEAYRAI, from the coding sequence ATGGCGCAAATTACATTTAAACAAGAACCAATTACATTATTAGGATCACAAGTAAAAAAAGGTGAAACAGCACCAGATTTTACAGTGTTAGACAATGATTTAAATGAAGTAACTTTATCAAATTATGATGGTCAAAAGAAATTGATCAGTGTAGTACCATCTATTGATACAGGTGTCTGTGATAAACAAACACGTAAATTCAACGAAGAAGCAGCGCAGGAAGATGGCGTCGTGTTAACTATTTCTGTTGACTTACCATTCGCACAAAAAAGATGGTGCGCATCAAATGGCTTAGATAACGTGGTTACTTTAAGTGATCATAAAGAGCTTTCATTTGGTAACAATTATGGCGTAGTTATGGAAGAATTACGTTTACTTGCACGTTCAGTTTTTGTTTTAGATGAAAATAATAAAGTAGTATATACTGAAGTTGTTTCTGAGGGCACTGATTTCCCAGACTTCGATGCTGCTTTAGAAGCATACCGTGCTATTTAA
- a CDS encoding class I SAM-dependent methyltransferase, which translates to MTQEETVMEKLFQTLDEKAKALNENNGQSFIENLGLAMEHIYTSKRDLLEQATLQDRRKAFQFAYLSLMQNEDIQANHQITPDSIGLILGFLSQRFLKNKEELHVVDIASGAGHLSASVHEVLTEHTVMHHLLEVDPVLSRVSVHLANFLEIPFDVYPQDAIMPLPFEETDVVIGDLPVGYYPADERSKEMALGFEEGHSFSHFLLIEQAVVALKQSGYAFLVVPSNIFEGSNVKQLQNFIATETEMQAFLNLPSTLFKNEKARKSILVLQKKETNVTKPVEVLLANIPDFKSPQQFQAFLQDLNVWMEENHPEN; encoded by the coding sequence ATGACACAAGAAGAAACAGTAATGGAAAAGTTATTCCAAACACTCGACGAAAAAGCTAAAGCTTTAAATGAAAATAATGGTCAAAGTTTTATTGAAAACTTAGGACTAGCAATGGAACACATTTATACAAGTAAAAGAGACTTGTTAGAACAAGCTACATTGCAAGATAGAAGAAAAGCATTTCAGTTTGCTTACTTAAGCTTAATGCAAAATGAAGATATTCAAGCAAACCATCAAATTACACCAGACTCTATTGGCTTAATTTTAGGCTTTTTATCTCAACGCTTCTTAAAAAACAAAGAAGAATTACACGTTGTAGACATCGCAAGTGGGGCAGGCCATCTAAGTGCGTCTGTGCATGAAGTGTTAACTGAACATACGGTGATGCATCATCTTTTAGAAGTTGATCCAGTATTATCAAGAGTCAGCGTTCATCTAGCCAACTTTTTAGAAATACCATTTGATGTTTATCCACAAGACGCAATTATGCCATTACCTTTTGAAGAGACAGATGTTGTTATTGGTGATTTACCTGTTGGCTATTATCCAGCAGATGAGAGAAGTAAGGAAATGGCTTTAGGATTTGAAGAAGGTCACAGTTTCTCTCACTTTTTATTAATTGAACAAGCTGTTGTAGCTTTAAAACAATCAGGTTATGCATTTTTAGTTGTTCCAAGTAATATTTTCGAAGGTTCAAATGTGAAACAGTTACAAAACTTCATTGCTACAGAGACAGAAATGCAAGCATTTTTAAATTTACCTTCGACATTATTTAAAAATGAAAAAGCACGCAAATCTATTCTTGTACTACAGAAAAAAGAAACAAACGTTACTAAACCAGTAGAGGTTTTATTAGCGAACATTCCTGACTTCAAAAGCCCTCAACAATTCCAAGCATTTTTACAAGATTTAAATGTGTGGATGGAAGAAAATCATCCTGAAAATTAA
- a CDS encoding acetate kinase has protein sequence MSKLILAINAGSSSLKFQLIEMPEEKVVTKGLIERIGLKNSVFTIEVNGEKITDTNDIANHEVAVNIMLESFKKHGIIESINDIDGTGHRVVHGGELFPESVYITDEVEKQIESLSELAPLHNPANLMGIRAFRKLLPETPHVAVFDTSFHQTMPEKSYLYSLPYQYYEDFGIRKYGFHGTSHKYVSQRAAEILDKPIEELRIISCHIGNGASIAAIDGGESVDTSMGFTPLAGVTMGTRSGNIDPALIPFIMEKTGKNAEEVLNTLNKESGLLGISGTSSDLRDIIEDSKEGKERAQLALDVFASRIHKYIGSYATRMHGVDVIVFTAGVGENSDPVRAKVLEGLEFMGVYWDAKKNEMIHGSEGFINYPHSPVKVIVIPTNEEVMIARDVVDFGNVK, from the coding sequence ATGTCAAAATTAATTTTGGCCATTAACGCTGGTAGTTCGTCACTGAAATTCCAACTTATTGAAATGCCGGAAGAAAAAGTTGTTACTAAAGGACTAATTGAACGTATTGGTTTAAAAAACTCTGTCTTTACTATTGAAGTAAATGGAGAAAAAATTACTGATACCAATGATATTGCTAATCACGAAGTAGCAGTAAACATTATGTTAGAAAGCTTTAAAAAACATGGTATCATTGAAAGTATTAATGATATTGATGGTACGGGCCACCGTGTTGTTCATGGTGGAGAATTATTCCCAGAATCAGTTTATATAACTGATGAAGTAGAAAAACAAATTGAATCGTTAAGTGAATTAGCTCCGTTACACAACCCAGCAAACTTAATGGGAATTCGTGCATTCCGAAAACTTTTACCAGAGACACCACATGTCGCTGTGTTTGATACTTCATTCCATCAAACAATGCCAGAGAAATCTTATTTATATAGTTTGCCATATCAATATTATGAAGACTTCGGAATTCGTAAATATGGTTTTCATGGCACGAGTCATAAATATGTTTCACAACGTGCAGCTGAAATTTTAGATAAACCAATTGAAGAATTACGTATTATCTCTTGTCATATCGGTAATGGTGCTTCAATCGCTGCTATTGATGGTGGCGAATCTGTAGATACATCTATGGGCTTCACTCCATTAGCAGGTGTTACAATGGGCACACGCTCAGGTAATATTGACCCAGCTTTAATTCCATTTATTATGGAAAAAACGGGTAAAAATGCAGAAGAAGTATTAAATACACTTAATAAAGAATCTGGATTATTAGGTATTTCAGGTACTTCAAGTGACTTAAGAGATATCATTGAAGATTCTAAAGAGGGTAAAGAAAGAGCCCAATTAGCGCTTGACGTCTTTGCATCTCGTATTCACAAATATATCGGTTCATATGCGACGCGTATGCATGGTGTAGACGTTATTGTATTTACAGCTGGCGTAGGTGAAAATTCTGATCCTGTAAGAGCAAAAGTCTTAGAAGGTTTAGAGTTTATGGGTGTTTATTGGGACGCTAAGAAAAATGAAATGATCCATGGTTCTGAAGGTTTCATTAATTATCCACATTCACCTGTAAAAGTCATCGTTATTCCTACAAACGAAGAAGTAATGATTGCTCGCGATGTTGTAGATTTTGGAAACGTAAAATAA
- a CDS encoding esterase-like activity of phytase family protein, with the protein MKPMHKALITSMFTLFISSTSLHSEIIAAEKDNTTRTEDRLKLIDTKILPFDKTYKDTKVGGLSGITYDPKNDKWLLISDDRSEHNPARFYEADIDYNSNEFKDVKFNGVHKLKQPNGKDYINKEQYKNDDDNIVADPESIRFDPHTNEILYTSEGDRSLGLNPFIRKATEDGKYSTEIPVKDTIKMDKQNKKGFRNNQAIEGSTFSQDGNTLWTSMEGPLIQDGQKPTPESGALSRITQYDREGNILSEFAYPLDAIPKKPGKNKQADNGITEILAINDHEFLTLERASVQAEDGSFSNYVRIYKIDVSKGTDIKDINSLKETNAKPLNKTLVADLNEQDIGKVDNIEGMTFGKKLPNGNDSLVLTADNNFNETQQSQIIAFEVKPEKK; encoded by the coding sequence ATGAAACCGATGCATAAAGCACTTATAACAAGCATGTTCACATTATTTATTTCGAGCACATCATTACATAGTGAAATAATTGCTGCAGAAAAAGACAATACAACACGTACAGAAGATCGTCTCAAATTAATAGACACTAAAATCTTACCGTTTGATAAAACTTACAAAGATACGAAAGTTGGCGGATTGTCTGGTATAACGTATGACCCTAAAAATGATAAATGGTTACTTATTAGCGATGACCGATCAGAACACAATCCAGCAAGATTCTATGAAGCTGATATTGACTATAATAGCAATGAATTCAAAGACGTCAAATTTAATGGCGTCCACAAGTTAAAACAACCGAATGGCAAAGATTACATCAATAAAGAGCAATATAAGAACGACGATGATAATATTGTTGCTGACCCAGAATCGATACGGTTCGACCCACATACTAATGAGATTCTATATACTAGTGAAGGAGATCGTTCCTTAGGATTGAATCCATTTATTCGTAAAGCAACTGAAGATGGTAAATATTCAACTGAAATTCCTGTTAAAGATACAATAAAAATGGATAAACAAAATAAGAAAGGTTTCCGTAATAATCAAGCTATTGAAGGTAGCACTTTTTCTCAAGATGGTAATACGTTATGGACTTCTATGGAGGGCCCTCTAATACAAGATGGCCAAAAACCTACACCTGAATCAGGCGCTTTATCACGCATCACACAATATGATCGCGAAGGCAACATATTATCTGAATTTGCATATCCACTTGATGCCATTCCTAAAAAACCTGGCAAAAACAAACAAGCTGATAATGGAATCACAGAAATATTAGCCATTAATGATCATGAATTTCTCACTCTAGAACGTGCATCTGTACAAGCAGAAGATGGTTCATTTAGTAATTATGTGCGTATATATAAAATAGATGTTAGTAAAGGAACTGATATCAAAGATATAAATTCACTCAAAGAGACAAACGCAAAACCTTTAAACAAAACGCTGGTTGCTGATTTAAATGAACAAGATATTGGTAAAGTTGATAACATTGAAGGCATGACTTTTGGTAAAAAACTGCCCAATGGTAATGACAGTCTAGTATTGACAGCCGATAATAACTTTAATGAAACACAACAATCTCAAATTATTGCTTTTGAGGTTAAACCAGAGAAAAAATAA
- a CDS encoding universal stress protein, whose translation MLTYKNILIAVDGSHEAEWAFNKAVDVANRNEAKLTVVNVIDSRTYSSYEVYDAQFTEKSKNFSDDLLKGYKEVATNAGIKDVETRLEFGSPKAIIPKKLASEVEADLIMCGTSGLNAVERFIVGSVSEAIVRHSPCDVLVVRTEELPEDFQPQVATDELRSQHQAH comes from the coding sequence ATGCTAACTTATAAAAACATTTTAATTGCGGTAGATGGTTCACACGAGGCTGAATGGGCGTTTAATAAAGCTGTAGATGTTGCAAATCGTAACGAAGCAAAATTAACAGTTGTGAACGTCATTGATTCACGAACATATTCATCATACGAGGTTTATGATGCACAGTTCACTGAGAAATCTAAAAATTTCTCTGACGACTTGTTAAAAGGTTATAAAGAAGTTGCAACAAACGCTGGTATTAAAGATGTTGAAACTCGCTTAGAATTTGGTTCTCCAAAAGCAATTATTCCAAAAAAATTAGCGTCTGAGGTAGAAGCTGATTTAATTATGTGTGGTACTTCTGGTTTAAATGCTGTAGAAAGATTTATTGTTGGTTCTGTATCTGAAGCAATCGTGCGCCACTCACCTTGTGATGTACTCGTTGTACGCACTGAAGAACTGCCAGAAGATTTCCAACCACAAGTAGCAACAGACGAACTTAGATCGCAACACCAAGCTCACTAA
- the ald gene encoding alanine dehydrogenase → MIIGIPKEIKNNENRVSLSPSGVHALVEQGHNVVVEKSAGLGSYFDDVDYTEAGAKIVNEQAEVWNVDMVMKVKEPLEEEFQFFEEGLILFTYLHLANEEKLTKALLENKVISIAYETVQLPDRSLPLLTPMSEVAGRMSAQIGAEFLQKYKGGMGILLGGVPGVEKGRVSIIGGGQAGTNAAKIALGLGADVTILDVNPKRLQQLEDLFGGRVHTIMSNPLNIEQCVKNSDLVIGAVLIPGAKAPKLVTEEMVKQMKDGAVIVDIAIDQGGIFETTDRITTHDDPTYKKHGVVHYAVANMPGAVPRTSTIALNNATLPYAQQVAGKGYLKALQDNPALSLGLSTINGELTNKGVADALNLSYTDIESALK, encoded by the coding sequence ATGATTATAGGTATTCCTAAAGAGATTAAAAACAATGAAAACAGGGTGAGTTTGTCCCCAAGTGGTGTGCATGCATTAGTTGAGCAAGGTCATAATGTTGTTGTTGAAAAATCTGCTGGTTTAGGCTCTTATTTTGATGATGTGGACTATACTGAAGCTGGTGCAAAAATTGTAAATGAACAAGCTGAAGTATGGAACGTAGATATGGTTATGAAAGTTAAAGAACCATTGGAAGAAGAATTCCAATTCTTTGAGGAAGGATTAATTTTATTTACTTATTTACATTTAGCAAATGAAGAGAAATTGACTAAAGCTTTATTAGAAAACAAAGTTATTAGTATCGCTTATGAAACAGTGCAATTGCCAGATCGTTCTTTACCATTATTAACACCAATGAGTGAGGTGGCAGGTCGTATGTCTGCTCAAATTGGTGCTGAGTTCTTACAGAAATATAAAGGTGGCATGGGTATTCTACTTGGTGGTGTACCTGGCGTAGAAAAAGGACGCGTAAGTATTATTGGTGGTGGCCAAGCCGGTACTAATGCTGCGAAAATTGCTTTAGGTTTAGGTGCTGACGTTACAATTTTAGATGTTAACCCTAAACGTTTACAACAATTAGAAGACTTATTTGGTGGTCGAGTACATACAATCATGTCAAACCCATTAAACATAGAGCAATGCGTTAAAAATAGTGACTTAGTCATTGGTGCAGTGCTTATTCCAGGCGCAAAAGCACCAAAACTTGTTACTGAAGAAATGGTTAAACAAATGAAAGATGGGGCAGTGATTGTTGATATTGCGATCGACCAAGGTGGCATTTTCGAAACAACAGATCGTATTACTACACACGATGACCCAACTTATAAAAAACATGGCGTAGTACATTATGCAGTAGCTAATATGCCTGGTGCAGTACCGCGTACGTCAACAATCGCATTAAACAACGCGACGTTACCATATGCGCAACAAGTAGCTGGAAAAGGCTATTTAAAAGCACTACAAGATAATCCAGCTTTATCTTTAGGCTTAAGTACGATTAATGGTGAATTAACTAATAAAGGTGTTGCAGATGCATTAAACTTATCATATACCGATATTGAAAGTGCATTAAAATAA
- a CDS encoding copper homeostasis protein CutC, with the protein MIKEAVVETIQQVEQAISNGADRIELCDNLSVGGTTPSIGMIEIATEICHTNEVEIAVMIRPRGGNFVYNLYDFEIMQRDMKAIKQLNVDYFVFGCLTEDNVLNEWQMKTLNNLASPVPSVCHMAFDEIHLHGQIKALHQLIDIGFVRLLTHGGPSGTDIFDNLNQLGKLVVNTGGRIEIMPGGGLNKDNLQDLISSFPFQEVHGTRIV; encoded by the coding sequence ATGATAAAAGAAGCGGTTGTTGAAACAATTCAACAAGTTGAACAAGCAATAAGCAATGGTGCTGATCGTATAGAATTATGTGATAACTTGAGTGTCGGAGGAACAACACCTAGCATAGGAATGATTGAAATCGCGACAGAAATTTGTCATACCAATGAGGTTGAAATCGCAGTAATGATTCGCCCGCGTGGTGGTAATTTCGTATATAATTTATATGATTTTGAAATCATGCAACGAGACATGAAAGCAATCAAACAACTTAACGTAGATTACTTTGTATTCGGATGTTTGACAGAAGATAATGTCTTAAATGAATGGCAAATGAAGACTTTGAACAACCTAGCATCACCTGTACCATCCGTGTGTCATATGGCGTTCGATGAAATTCATTTACATGGTCAAATCAAAGCGCTACATCAGCTGATTGATATTGGCTTTGTTAGATTACTTACACATGGTGGTCCATCAGGGACTGATATTTTCGATAATTTAAATCAACTCGGCAAGCTTGTGGTTAATACAGGCGGACGTATCGAAATCATGCCTGGTGGCGGGTTAAATAAAGATAATTTGCAAGATTTAATATCTTCTTTCCCTTTCCAAGAAGTACATGGTACAAGAATCGTTTAA
- a CDS encoding M24 family metallopeptidase: MKLEQITAELKSQQAGAAWITTPLNIFYFTGYLSDPHERLLALLIKENGEQVLFCPQLEVDEVKSSPFEGEVIGYLDTENALDKYTFTVNKLLVEAEHLTVKRQRELVEAFNVQTFGDIDQTIKDLRNVKSENEIATIKKACELADKCIEIGVDFLKEGVTERQVVNHIENAIKDYGVNEMSFDTMVLFGDHAASPHGTPGDRQLQKDEYVLFDLGVIYNNYCSDMTRTVKFGEPNDKAQEIYNVVLKAEQEAIAAIKPGVTIKDVDDIARNIISDAGYGDYFPHRLGHGLGLEEHEYQDVSSSNTNQFVAGMVITVEPGIYVPGVAGVRIEDDILVTEDGNESLTGYEK, encoded by the coding sequence ATGAAATTAGAACAGATTACCGCAGAATTAAAATCACAACAAGCTGGAGCAGCATGGATTACAACACCATTAAACATTTTTTACTTTACAGGCTATTTAAGTGATCCTCATGAACGTTTACTCGCATTATTAATCAAAGAAAATGGTGAACAAGTATTATTTTGTCCACAATTAGAAGTTGATGAAGTAAAATCCTCTCCTTTTGAGGGCGAAGTAATTGGATATTTAGACACAGAAAATGCATTAGACAAATATACGTTCACTGTAAATAAATTATTAGTTGAAGCTGAACATTTAACAGTAAAACGTCAACGCGAACTCGTTGAAGCATTTAATGTACAAACTTTTGGTGATATTGACCAAACAATTAAAGACTTACGTAATGTTAAAAGCGAAAATGAAATTGCTACTATTAAAAAAGCATGTGAACTTGCTGACAAATGTATTGAAATCGGTGTAGACTTTTTAAAAGAAGGTGTCACGGAACGCCAAGTTGTCAATCATATTGAGAATGCAATCAAAGATTACGGTGTGAATGAAATGAGTTTCGATACGATGGTACTCTTCGGCGATCACGCTGCTTCACCACATGGTACGCCTGGTGATCGTCAATTACAAAAAGATGAATATGTACTATTTGATCTTGGTGTTATTTATAACAATTATTGTAGTGATATGACTAGAACCGTTAAATTTGGCGAACCAAATGATAAAGCTCAAGAAATATATAATGTTGTTTTGAAAGCTGAACAAGAAGCAATTGCAGCAATCAAACCAGGCGTTACAATTAAAGATGTAGATGATATTGCACGTAATATTATCAGTGATGCAGGTTATGGTGATTATTTCCCTCATCGTTTAGGACATGGATTAGGCTTAGAAGAACATGAGTATCAAGATGTTTCTAGTTCAAATACCAACCAATTTGTTGCTGGAATGGTTATCACTGTTGAACCAGGCATATACGTTCCCGGCGTTGCAGGTGTACGTATTGAAGACGATATTTTAGTAACTGAAGATGGTAATGAAAGTTTAACGGGTTACGAAAAATGA